One region of Micromonospora ureilytica genomic DNA includes:
- a CDS encoding DEAD/DEAH box helicase, with translation MSDLTQDLLDGQELAPTAPVRPEAPTFAELGARAETVEALASAGITRAFAIQEYAIPIALRGVDLIGQAPTGTGKTLGFGVPLLDRVFAPGEGSDGVPQALVVVPTRELGIQVAKDLAAAGRTRGVRVLPIYGGVAYEPQIDALRKGVEILVGTPGRLMDLQKQKHLRLDRVHALVLDEADRMLDLGFLDDVEKILAMLPEDRQTMLFSATMPDPIVTLSRRFLRQPMTIHAGHTAETGPSPQTQQLVYRTHSMNKVEVVARILQAEGRGLTMIFTRTKRAADRVAEDLDFRGFAVAAVHGDLGQGARERALRAFRAGKIDILVATDVAARGLDVTGVTHVINYDCPEDQDTYTHRIGRTGRAGATGVAVTFVDWDDMPRWRIIDKTLGLDMPEPPETYHTSPHLYTDLHIPTDVSGTLPTAERTRAGLSAEIEEDLGGTTRSRRGDSGGRGPRRGESRGEGRGESRGEGRGERRGRGDGRRDRSDAGTPAVAEAPVTDAADTADDSSRTPRRRRRRRAGEVVAAEATAVISADAGPAEPATASDGEASKPRRRRRRRGGGSGAGTPAEATAD, from the coding sequence ATGAGCGACCTGACTCAAGATTTGCTGGACGGCCAGGAACTGGCCCCCACCGCCCCGGTTCGACCGGAGGCCCCCACGTTCGCCGAACTCGGCGCCCGCGCCGAGACCGTCGAGGCCCTGGCCTCGGCCGGCATCACCCGCGCGTTCGCCATCCAGGAATACGCGATCCCGATCGCGCTGCGCGGCGTCGACCTGATCGGTCAGGCGCCCACCGGCACCGGCAAGACCCTCGGCTTCGGCGTTCCGCTGCTCGACCGGGTCTTCGCCCCGGGCGAGGGCAGCGACGGCGTCCCCCAGGCGCTGGTCGTCGTTCCCACCCGTGAGCTGGGCATCCAGGTCGCCAAGGATCTGGCCGCCGCCGGCCGGACGCGTGGTGTCCGGGTGCTGCCGATCTACGGTGGCGTGGCGTACGAGCCGCAGATCGACGCGCTGCGCAAGGGCGTCGAGATCCTGGTCGGCACCCCTGGTCGACTGATGGACCTGCAGAAGCAGAAGCACCTCCGTCTGGACCGGGTGCACGCACTCGTCCTCGACGAGGCCGACCGGATGCTCGACCTGGGCTTCCTCGACGACGTCGAGAAGATCCTGGCGATGCTTCCGGAAGACCGGCAGACGATGCTCTTCTCGGCCACCATGCCGGACCCGATCGTCACCCTGTCGCGGCGCTTCCTGCGTCAGCCGATGACGATCCACGCCGGGCACACCGCCGAGACCGGCCCGTCGCCGCAGACCCAGCAGCTGGTCTACCGCACCCACTCGATGAACAAGGTCGAGGTGGTGGCGCGCATCCTCCAGGCGGAGGGACGTGGGCTGACCATGATCTTCACGCGTACCAAGCGGGCCGCCGACCGGGTCGCCGAGGATCTCGACTTCCGCGGGTTCGCGGTCGCCGCGGTGCACGGTGACCTTGGCCAGGGTGCCCGCGAGCGGGCCCTGCGAGCCTTCCGGGCCGGCAAGATCGACATCCTGGTCGCCACCGACGTGGCGGCTCGTGGGCTGGACGTCACGGGCGTCACCCACGTCATCAACTACGACTGCCCGGAAGACCAGGACACCTACACCCACCGGATCGGTCGTACCGGCCGGGCCGGCGCGACGGGTGTCGCGGTGACCTTCGTCGACTGGGACGACATGCCGCGCTGGCGGATCATCGACAAGACCCTCGGTCTGGACATGCCGGAGCCGCCGGAGACGTACCACACGTCGCCGCACCTCTACACCGACCTGCACATCCCGACCGACGTCAGCGGCACCCTGCCGACGGCCGAGCGCACCCGGGCCGGGCTGTCCGCCGAGATCGAAGAGGATCTGGGTGGGACGACCCGCTCCCGTCGGGGCGACAGCGGTGGTCGGGGTCCCCGACGCGGTGAGAGCCGTGGCGAGGGTCGCGGTGAGAGCCGTGGCGAGGGTCGCGGCGAGCGCCGTGGTCGGGGCGATGGCCGCCGTGACCGCTCCGACGCCGGCACGCCGGCCGTCGCCGAGGCACCCGTGACCGACGCCGCCGACACCGCCGACGACAGCAGCCGTACCCCCCGCCGCCGGCGTCGCCGCCGGGCCGGCGAGGTGGTCGCGGCCGAGGCGACCGCAGTGATCTCCGCCGACGCCGGCCCCGCCGAGCCGGCCACCGCGTCCGACGGCGAGGCGTCCAAGCCGCGCCGCCGCCGGCGCCGTCGTGGTGGCGGTTCCGGCGCGGGTACGCCGGCCGAGGCGACCGCCGACTGA
- a CDS encoding prenyltransferase/squalene oxidase repeat-containing protein, which translates to MVDLEAAIGFVVAHGDAVERARLSWLRNGTPVPAELLETAEVGQSPDGGWPATWGGEVASIDATCFRLVELDDLGALGRPAARRALDWLASRQQADGGWEEDASLAESAPEWARPGDPEAAFLVSANAAFWLTVAGLDARASGPLDHRVGGAYAGVVQAAAHSLAGRLRPDGSWPSFLAAGWLSAAVLHRQEMFQESARIQVVLAERMPKMSPGDVAWLAATLRRAGVDPQDWIMVRALRRLTETQRSDGGWESDDGHQFDVHATLAAIRAARPTPPA; encoded by the coding sequence GTGGTCGACTTGGAAGCCGCGATCGGGTTCGTCGTGGCGCATGGGGATGCGGTGGAACGCGCCCGCCTCTCCTGGCTCCGCAACGGCACCCCCGTGCCCGCGGAGTTGCTGGAGACGGCCGAGGTCGGCCAGTCACCCGACGGCGGTTGGCCGGCCACCTGGGGCGGCGAGGTCGCCTCGATCGACGCCACCTGCTTCCGGCTCGTCGAGCTGGACGACCTGGGCGCGCTCGGCCGTCCCGCCGCACGCCGCGCACTGGACTGGCTGGCGTCCCGGCAGCAGGCCGACGGCGGTTGGGAAGAGGACGCGTCGCTCGCCGAGTCGGCACCGGAGTGGGCCCGGCCCGGCGACCCGGAGGCGGCGTTCCTCGTGTCGGCCAACGCCGCTTTCTGGCTAACCGTCGCCGGCCTGGACGCTCGGGCCTCGGGTCCGCTCGACCATCGCGTCGGTGGGGCGTACGCCGGGGTGGTGCAGGCGGCGGCCCACTCGCTCGCCGGGCGGCTGCGCCCGGACGGTAGCTGGCCGTCGTTCCTCGCCGCTGGCTGGCTGAGCGCGGCCGTGCTGCACCGGCAGGAGATGTTCCAGGAGTCGGCGCGGATCCAGGTGGTGCTCGCCGAGCGGATGCCGAAGATGTCCCCGGGGGACGTGGCGTGGCTGGCGGCCACGCTGCGCCGCGCCGGTGTCGACCCGCAGGACTGGATCATGGTGCGGGCTCTGCGCCGGTTGACCGAGACCCAGCGCAGCGACGGCGGTTGGGAGAGCGACGACGGTCACCAGTTCGATGTGCACGCCACGCTGGCCGCGATCCGGGCGGCGCGCCCCACCCCGCCCGCTTAG
- a CDS encoding TetR/AcrR family transcriptional regulator, with product MTAAGNGAQTAGRPTRLPRSARRKQLLAAAQEVFVAQGYHAAAMDDIAERAGVSKPVLYQHFPGKMDLYLALLDTHCDAIVAQVQDAMRGTSDNKERVGASVRAYFDFVDHESEAFRLVFESDLRNDPAVRQRVERVEQGCIAAITDTIISDTGVSRAHAELLASGLVGAAETAAQFWLAGGRQVPKAEAEALVAALSWRGIASFPLQGESA from the coding sequence ATGACCGCTGCGGGGAACGGTGCACAGACCGCTGGCCGGCCAACCCGCCTGCCCCGCTCCGCGCGTCGTAAGCAGCTTCTCGCTGCGGCGCAGGAGGTGTTCGTCGCGCAGGGCTACCACGCCGCCGCGATGGACGACATCGCCGAGCGGGCCGGGGTGTCGAAGCCGGTGCTCTACCAACACTTTCCCGGAAAGATGGATCTCTACCTGGCGCTTCTCGACACGCACTGTGACGCCATCGTCGCTCAGGTGCAAGATGCGATGCGCGGCACCAGCGACAACAAGGAGCGGGTCGGCGCGTCGGTACGGGCGTACTTCGACTTCGTCGACCACGAGAGCGAGGCGTTCCGTCTCGTCTTCGAGTCGGATCTGCGCAACGACCCGGCGGTACGGCAGCGGGTGGAGCGGGTCGAGCAGGGCTGCATCGCGGCGATCACCGACACCATCATCTCCGACACCGGTGTGAGCCGGGCACACGCCGAATTGCTCGCCTCCGGGCTGGTCGGCGCGGCGGAGACGGCCGCACAGTTCTGGCTGGCCGGTGGCCGGCAGGTGCCGAAGGCCGAGGCCGAGGCGTTGGTGGCCGCGCTGTCCTGGCGGGGCATCGCGAGCTTCCCGCTGCAAGGTGAGTCAGCCTGA
- the proB gene encoding glutamate 5-kinase has translation MGTPPGGAAVTTQNGRVRDAVTTARRVVVKIGSSSLTTATGGLADERVDTLVDTLGRLTAEGREVVLVSSGAIAAGLAPLGLPRRPRDLATQQAAASVGQGLLIGRYASSFARHGRTVGQVLLTVDDVTRRVHYRNAYRTLRKLLDLRAVPIVNENDTVATQEIRFGDNDRLAALVAALVHADLLVLLSDVDALWTGDPTNPHSTRIAEVRDDADLAGITIGRAGRSGVGTGGMVTKVEAARIATGFGIPVVLTAADLAAPALAGEPVGTLFHPQRRRPTARLFWLAHATSPRGRLHLDPGAVAAVVGRRKSLLPAGITAVDGSFTAGDPVDLVDTAGASVARGLVNYDAVELPGLLGRSTSELAAALGPAYEREVVHRDDLVLL, from the coding sequence ATGGGAACGCCGCCGGGAGGTGCGGCCGTGACCACGCAGAATGGTCGGGTGCGCGACGCAGTCACGACGGCCCGACGGGTCGTCGTCAAGATCGGGTCCTCCTCGTTGACCACCGCCACCGGCGGGCTGGCCGACGAGCGCGTCGACACGCTTGTCGACACCCTCGGTCGGCTCACCGCCGAAGGGCGCGAGGTGGTGCTGGTGTCCTCCGGCGCCATCGCCGCCGGGCTCGCCCCGCTCGGGCTGCCCCGACGCCCGCGCGACCTGGCCACCCAGCAGGCCGCCGCCAGTGTCGGGCAGGGGCTGCTGATCGGCAGGTACGCGTCCAGCTTCGCCCGGCACGGCCGCACCGTCGGGCAGGTGCTGCTCACCGTCGACGACGTGACCCGGCGAGTGCACTACCGCAACGCCTACCGGACGCTGCGCAAGCTGCTCGACCTGCGGGCGGTGCCGATCGTCAACGAGAACGACACGGTGGCCACCCAGGAGATCCGCTTCGGCGACAACGATCGACTGGCCGCGCTGGTAGCCGCGCTGGTGCACGCCGACCTGCTGGTGCTCCTCTCCGACGTGGACGCGCTCTGGACCGGCGACCCCACCAATCCGCACTCGACCCGGATCGCCGAGGTTCGCGACGACGCCGACCTCGCCGGCATCACCATCGGCAGGGCCGGCCGGTCCGGCGTCGGCACCGGCGGCATGGTCACCAAGGTCGAGGCCGCCCGGATCGCCACCGGCTTCGGCATCCCGGTGGTGCTCACCGCCGCCGACCTGGCCGCGCCGGCGCTGGCCGGCGAACCGGTCGGCACGCTCTTCCACCCGCAACGGCGACGCCCGACGGCCCGGCTGTTCTGGCTGGCCCACGCCACCTCGCCCCGGGGGCGGCTGCACCTCGACCCGGGCGCGGTCGCCGCAGTCGTCGGGCGCCGCAAGTCACTGCTCCCGGCCGGCATCACCGCCGTGGACGGCTCGTTCACCGCCGGCGACCCGGTGGACCTGGTGGACACCGCCGGCGCATCGGTCGCCCGGGGGCTGGTCAACTACGACGCGGTGGAGCTGCCCGGGCTGCTCGGTCGCTCCACGTCCGAACTCGCCGCGGCGCTCGGCCCGGCGTACGAACGAGAGGTCGTCCACCGCGACGACCTGGTGCTGCTGTGA
- the moeZ gene encoding adenylyltransferase/sulfurtransferase MoeZ, whose amino-acid sequence MSLPPLVEPAAELTVDEIRRYSRHLIIPDVGVTGQKRLKNARVLCVGAGGLGSPALMYLAAAGVGTLGIIDFDTVDESNLQRQIIHGVSDIGRSKAESAAASIREINPLVNVEIHNTALDRENVREIFAQYDLIVDGTDNFATRYMVNDAAVLLGKPYVWGSIYRFDGQASVFWAEHGPCYRCLYPEPPPPGMVPSCAEGGVLGVLCASIGSIQVNEAIKLLTGIGEPLVGRLMVYDALEMEYRKIKVRKDPNCALCGDNPTVTDLLEDYEDFCGAVSEEAQEATLDSTITALELKEWQDAGKDIFLVDVREPAEYEIVQIPGATLIPKGDIISGEALAKLPQDRQIVLHCKSGVRSAEALAALKAAGFKDAVHVQGGVLSWIKQIDPSLPAY is encoded by the coding sequence GTGTCGTTGCCCCCGCTCGTCGAGCCCGCCGCCGAGCTGACCGTAGACGAGATCCGCCGCTACTCACGTCACCTGATCATTCCGGACGTCGGGGTGACCGGCCAGAAGCGGCTGAAGAACGCCCGGGTGCTCTGTGTCGGCGCCGGTGGCCTCGGGTCGCCAGCCCTGATGTACCTCGCCGCGGCCGGGGTCGGCACGCTCGGCATCATCGACTTCGACACCGTCGACGAGTCCAACCTCCAGCGCCAGATCATCCACGGCGTGTCCGACATCGGCCGGTCCAAGGCCGAGTCCGCCGCCGCGTCGATCCGCGAGATCAACCCCCTGGTCAACGTGGAGATCCACAACACCGCGCTGGACCGGGAGAACGTCCGCGAGATCTTCGCCCAGTACGACCTGATCGTCGACGGCACCGACAACTTCGCCACCCGCTACATGGTCAACGACGCGGCGGTGCTGCTAGGCAAGCCGTACGTCTGGGGCTCGATCTACCGCTTCGACGGCCAGGCGTCGGTGTTCTGGGCCGAGCACGGCCCCTGCTACCGCTGCCTCTACCCGGAGCCGCCGCCGCCCGGCATGGTCCCCTCCTGCGCCGAGGGCGGCGTGCTCGGGGTGCTCTGCGCGTCGATCGGCTCGATCCAGGTGAACGAGGCGATCAAGCTGCTCACCGGCATCGGGGAGCCGCTGGTCGGCCGCCTGATGGTCTACGACGCCCTGGAGATGGAATACCGCAAGATCAAGGTCCGCAAGGACCCGAACTGCGCGCTCTGCGGCGACAACCCGACGGTCACCGACCTGCTGGAAGACTACGAGGACTTCTGCGGCGCGGTCTCCGAGGAGGCCCAGGAGGCGACGCTCGACTCGACCATCACCGCCCTTGAGCTCAAGGAGTGGCAGGACGCCGGCAAGGACATCTTCCTCGTCGACGTGCGCGAGCCGGCCGAGTACGAGATCGTCCAGATCCCCGGCGCCACCCTGATCCCCAAGGGCGACATCATCTCCGGCGAGGCCCTCGCGAAGCTGCCGCAGGACCGGCAGATCGTGCTGCACTGCAAGTCCGGCGTCCGCTCGGCGGAGGCGCTCGCCGCGCTCAAGGCGGCCGGATTCAAGGACGCCGTGCACGTGCAGGGCGGCGTGCTCTCCTGGATCAAGCAGATCGACCCGTCGCTGCCCGCGTACTGA
- a CDS encoding DUF3107 domain-containing protein, with product MEVKIGVQYAPRELVVDSAQSPAEIEQIVTDAFAGNGGTLSLTDEKGRRVIVPIEKVAYVEIAEASSRAVGFTVR from the coding sequence GTGGAGGTCAAGATCGGCGTGCAGTACGCGCCGCGCGAGCTGGTAGTGGACAGCGCGCAGTCGCCGGCCGAGATCGAGCAGATCGTGACCGACGCCTTCGCCGGCAACGGCGGCACGCTCTCCCTGACCGACGAGAAGGGCCGGCGGGTCATCGTTCCGATCGAGAAGGTCGCCTACGTCGAGATCGCCGAGGCGTCGTCCCGGGCGGTCGGGTTCACCGTCCGCTGA
- a CDS encoding DUF3152 domain-containing protein, with protein MHRRRRRSMLLGLLVLAAAIGVTVSRGGEPPDEPPAATQGGMGHGGGVAAHPAPSTYPSVGAGRFTAADGETPVHGTDGPLRRYRVVVERGAGQDPDVFAARVDEVLADPRSWIASDELRVQRVADAGAADFTIYLATPVTSERMCAEGGLTTERYTSCRLPGQVIINLARWMEAVPDYGAPLDTYRTYVINHEVGHEFGEEHEACPDPGEPAPVMQQQTYGLHGCVANAWPYLDGRRYAGDIVP; from the coding sequence ATGCACAGGCGTCGTCGCCGCAGCATGCTGCTCGGCCTACTCGTGCTCGCCGCCGCCATCGGCGTGACGGTGAGCCGGGGCGGCGAGCCGCCGGACGAGCCGCCGGCCGCCACCCAGGGCGGAATGGGCCACGGCGGTGGGGTGGCCGCGCACCCGGCGCCCAGCACCTACCCGTCGGTCGGCGCGGGACGCTTCACCGCGGCCGACGGCGAGACACCCGTGCACGGCACGGACGGGCCACTGCGCCGTTACCGGGTCGTCGTCGAACGCGGCGCCGGCCAGGACCCCGACGTGTTCGCCGCCAGGGTGGACGAGGTGTTGGCCGACCCGCGCAGTTGGATCGCGTCAGATGAGCTGCGGGTGCAACGGGTGGCCGACGCCGGTGCCGCCGACTTCACCATCTACCTGGCCACCCCGGTCACGTCCGAGCGGATGTGCGCCGAGGGCGGGTTGACCACCGAGCGCTACACCTCCTGTCGCCTGCCCGGTCAGGTCATCATCAACCTGGCCCGCTGGATGGAGGCGGTCCCCGACTACGGCGCTCCGCTGGACACCTACCGGACCTACGTCATCAACCACGAGGTGGGCCACGAGTTCGGCGAGGAACACGAGGCGTGCCCCGACCCGGGGGAGCCCGCCCCGGTGATGCAGCAGCAGACGTACGGCCTGCATGGCTGCGTCGCCAACGCCTGGCCCTACCTCGACGGCCGTCGCTACGCGGGGGACATCGTCCCCTGA
- a CDS encoding ferritin-like fold-containing protein codes for MSAFAVADLLGLVAFGELLAFERMAGDARLAPDLRRRAALSEMAAAEIANYRRLADRLAALGVSPEDAMAPYVEPVQAYHDSTEPRDWAEVVTKAYVGDAITDDFVREIADALEEPDRALVLDVLHDSRYADFAAAEIRVAVADDPRVASRLSMWARRLVGEALSQAGRVAAERATLTALIARDGRIDVPGLFGRLTTAHTARMAAAGLNN; via the coding sequence GTGTCTGCTTTCGCCGTCGCTGACCTCTTGGGTCTCGTCGCCTTCGGTGAGCTGCTCGCCTTCGAGCGGATGGCCGGCGACGCCCGACTCGCTCCCGACCTGCGCCGGCGTGCCGCGCTGAGCGAGATGGCCGCAGCCGAGATCGCCAACTATCGGCGCCTCGCCGACCGGCTCGCCGCGCTGGGCGTATCACCGGAGGATGCGATGGCGCCCTATGTCGAACCGGTGCAGGCGTACCACGACTCGACCGAGCCACGGGACTGGGCGGAAGTGGTCACCAAGGCGTACGTCGGCGACGCGATCACCGACGACTTCGTTCGCGAGATCGCCGACGCGCTGGAGGAACCGGACCGGGCGCTGGTGCTGGACGTCCTGCACGACTCCCGGTACGCGGACTTCGCCGCGGCGGAGATCCGGGTGGCCGTCGCCGACGACCCCCGGGTGGCTTCCCGACTCTCGATGTGGGCCCGGCGGCTGGTCGGAGAGGCGTTGTCGCAGGCCGGGCGCGTCGCCGCCGAGCGGGCCACACTCACCGCGCTGATCGCGCGGGACGGCCGGATCGACGTGCCTGGGTTGTTCGGCAGGCTCACCACCGCGCACACCGCGCGGATGGCCGCCGCTGGGCTGAACAACTGA
- a CDS encoding alpha/beta fold hydrolase, with product MRRATLWPDHLLPDHRVPPPWPGREVRLDGRVTYVRDTPATAAGAEPALYVHGLGGSSQNWTDLAGLLADRLDGQAIDLPGFGRSEPGSRYTIPAFADLVVRWIEHSGRGPVHLFGNSLGGAVAVQVAGLRPDLVRTLTLISPALPFLDFRRSLQGRMLPVLAIPGGERLVARHLTQLAPEVMAQQVLEACVADLSRICDQRRAEALEEIRVRYEAEHYAAAYVRTFRGLVSSFLRAYLPGPGSLWRLAGAVRAPTLVVGGLQDRLVDVRVAPQTARVIPDSRLMMLDGVGHVAQLEVPRLVARAVVGLLAETEDAAGRSDLAG from the coding sequence ATGAGACGCGCCACCCTCTGGCCGGACCACCTGCTCCCCGACCACCGCGTCCCGCCACCGTGGCCCGGTCGGGAGGTCCGCCTCGACGGCCGGGTCACGTACGTGCGGGACACCCCGGCGACCGCCGCCGGCGCGGAGCCGGCGCTGTACGTGCACGGGCTGGGCGGGTCGTCGCAGAACTGGACGGACCTGGCCGGGCTGCTCGCCGACCGCTTGGACGGTCAGGCCATCGACCTGCCCGGCTTCGGCCGGAGCGAGCCGGGCTCGCGCTACACGATTCCGGCCTTCGCGGATCTGGTCGTCCGCTGGATCGAGCATTCCGGTCGGGGTCCGGTGCACCTGTTCGGCAACTCGCTGGGCGGCGCGGTCGCGGTGCAGGTCGCCGGGCTCCGGCCGGACCTGGTCCGAACCCTCACGCTGATCTCCCCGGCGCTGCCGTTCCTGGATTTCCGGCGCTCGTTGCAGGGGCGGATGCTGCCGGTGCTCGCCATTCCCGGCGGTGAACGGCTGGTCGCCCGGCACCTCACGCAGCTCGCTCCGGAGGTGATGGCCCAGCAGGTGTTGGAGGCGTGCGTCGCCGACCTCAGCCGGATCTGCGATCAGCGCCGGGCCGAGGCGCTGGAGGAGATCCGGGTGCGGTACGAGGCCGAGCACTACGCCGCCGCGTACGTCCGGACGTTCCGGGGGCTGGTGTCCAGCTTCCTGCGGGCGTACCTGCCGGGTCCGGGGTCACTGTGGCGCCTCGCCGGGGCGGTACGCGCTCCGACCCTGGTGGTGGGCGGTCTTCAGGACCGCCTGGTCGACGTGCGGGTCGCGCCGCAGACCGCCCGGGTCATTCCGGACAGCCGATTGATGATGCTCGACGGTGTCGGCCATGTGGCGCAGTTGGAGGTTCCCCGGCTGGTTGCCCGCGCGGTGGTCGGCCTACTCGCCGAAACGGAGGACGCCGCGGGGCGGTCTGATCTGGCAGGCTGA
- a CDS encoding DUF3152 domain-containing protein, which yields MPSSARHPVRRRRRLALLAQLVAVVVAVGAAVTVIAEGQGGHPAADRLAVEQIGAPPPLVAGPLPPSADPSPSDVVPSSPPPLLRVPGAVPSAGTGRFGYDARSGPVLGRAGELRRYRVAVESGSDEDAAEFAQAVQTALAGPGSWVDSGRLRLQQVPGAAPRDFTVYLATARTAGRMCAEGGVDIRVGGRPYTSCRAPGKVIINLDRWRLSVPHFVSAGVPLSVYRTYVVNHEVGHQLGHRHERCPGAGRPAPVMMQQTLFLDGCRVNPWPYVGGRRYAGPAL from the coding sequence ATGCCCAGCTCAGCACGCCATCCTGTTCGCCGTCGGCGCCGTCTCGCGCTGCTCGCCCAACTGGTGGCGGTGGTGGTGGCCGTCGGCGCGGCGGTGACCGTGATCGCCGAGGGGCAGGGTGGGCACCCCGCCGCCGACCGGTTGGCTGTGGAGCAGATCGGCGCGCCGCCGCCGCTGGTCGCCGGGCCGCTGCCGCCGTCGGCCGACCCCTCGCCCTCCGACGTGGTCCCGTCCAGTCCGCCCCCGCTGTTGCGGGTGCCCGGCGCGGTTCCGAGCGCCGGCACGGGCAGGTTCGGCTATGACGCTCGCTCCGGCCCGGTGCTGGGTCGGGCGGGTGAGCTGCGGCGTTACCGGGTCGCTGTGGAGTCGGGCAGTGACGAGGACGCCGCCGAGTTCGCCCAGGCGGTTCAGACGGCGCTCGCCGGGCCGGGCAGTTGGGTCGACAGCGGCCGGCTGCGGCTGCAGCAGGTGCCCGGGGCCGCGCCTCGCGATTTCACCGTCTACCTGGCCACCGCCCGCACGGCGGGTCGGATGTGCGCCGAGGGTGGGGTGGACATTCGGGTGGGTGGCCGGCCGTACACGTCCTGTCGGGCGCCCGGCAAGGTGATCATCAACCTGGATCGGTGGCGGTTGTCGGTGCCGCACTTCGTCTCGGCCGGTGTGCCGTTGTCGGTCTACCGGACGTACGTGGTCAATCACGAGGTGGGTCACCAGCTCGGGCATCGGCATGAGCGCTGCCCCGGTGCGGGCCGGCCGGCGCCGGTGATGATGCAGCAGACGCTCTTCCTCGACGGGTGCCGGGTCAACCCGTGGCCGTACGTCGGCGGGCGTCGTTACGCCGGCCCCGCCCTCTGA
- a CDS encoding glutamate-5-semialdehyde dehydrogenase, with amino-acid sequence MSVVEQARRARDAAAELAVATRTVKDAALVAMADALVTRTPEILAANETDLAAGREAGLSAAVLDRLALDAGRVAGIADALREMAALPDPVGEVVRGSTLPNGLELRQIRVPFGVVGIIYEARPNVTVDAAGICLKSGNAALLRGSSSAAHSNAALVAVLRDAVAGAGLPADAVQLLDASSRDSVKELMRARGLVDVLIPRGGASLIRTVVEESTVPVIETGVGNCHVYVDAAADLAQAVAVTLNAKTQRLSTCNTAESLLVHAGIADAFLPPVLAAFAEAGVTVHGSPEVTAHSAAVVPATEEDYATEYLSADISVAVVDSLDAAVAHIRRFGTGHTEAILTDSQSAAREFVARVDAAAVMVNASTRFTDGGEFGFGAEIGISTQKLHARGPMGLPELTSTKYVVTGNGHLR; translated from the coding sequence ATGAGTGTCGTTGAGCAGGCGCGACGGGCGCGGGACGCCGCCGCGGAGTTGGCAGTGGCCACGCGTACGGTCAAGGACGCCGCGCTGGTGGCGATGGCCGACGCGCTGGTGACGCGTACCCCGGAGATCCTGGCCGCGAACGAGACGGACCTGGCGGCCGGCCGAGAGGCCGGGCTGAGCGCGGCCGTGCTGGACCGGCTCGCGCTCGACGCGGGCCGGGTGGCCGGCATCGCCGACGCGCTGCGCGAGATGGCCGCGTTGCCCGACCCGGTGGGCGAGGTGGTCCGCGGGTCCACCCTGCCCAACGGCCTGGAGCTGCGCCAGATCCGGGTGCCGTTCGGGGTGGTCGGCATCATCTACGAGGCGCGGCCCAACGTGACAGTGGACGCCGCCGGGATCTGCCTCAAGTCCGGCAACGCGGCGCTGCTGCGCGGTTCGTCGTCGGCCGCGCACTCGAACGCCGCGCTGGTCGCGGTACTGCGCGACGCGGTCGCCGGCGCCGGTCTGCCCGCCGATGCGGTGCAGTTGCTCGACGCCAGCTCCCGTGACTCGGTCAAGGAGCTGATGCGCGCCCGCGGGCTCGTCGACGTGCTGATTCCGCGCGGCGGCGCGTCGCTGATCCGCACTGTGGTCGAGGAGTCGACAGTGCCGGTGATCGAGACCGGGGTGGGCAACTGCCACGTGTACGTCGACGCCGCCGCCGATCTGGCGCAGGCCGTCGCGGTGACGCTGAACGCCAAGACGCAACGCCTGTCCACCTGCAACACGGCCGAGTCGCTGCTGGTGCACGCGGGCATCGCCGACGCGTTCCTGCCGCCGGTGCTGGCCGCGTTCGCCGAGGCGGGGGTGACAGTGCACGGCTCACCCGAGGTGACCGCCCACTCCGCCGCCGTGGTTCCGGCCACCGAGGAGGACTACGCCACCGAATACCTGTCGGCCGACATCTCGGTGGCGGTGGTCGACTCGCTGGACGCGGCGGTCGCGCACATCCGCCGCTTCGGCACCGGGCACACCGAGGCGATCCTCACCGACTCGCAGAGCGCGGCCCGCGAGTTCGTGGCGCGGGTGGACGCGGCTGCGGTGATGGTGAACGCTTCGACCCGGTTCACCGACGGGGGCGAGTTCGGCTTCGGCGCGGAGATCGGCATCTCCACCCAGAAGCTGCACGCCCGCGGTCCGATGGGCCTACCCGAGCTGACCAGCACCAAGTACGTGGTAACCGGCAACGGCCACCTGCGCTAA